Part of the uncultured Anaeromusa sp. genome is shown below.
AGCTTCGCGCGCTGCTTTCGGCGCGGCTGTTATAGCCTGTCAAAAGCCAATGCCCCAAATCCAGTCCTACTGCATACGCCGCCCCGCCGCCGTAATCCTTGCGAATAATGGCCGCCTTGCCGTCTTCGTACGCTGCTACAACCTTACCTGTAGGGAAAAGAAAACTGTACGTTCCCAAGACGGCTTCCGGCGCACTGCCATTAATAGTCAAAGCTGCCTCCCGGGCATCGTCCAACGCCCAAGACAACGCTCCTTTTTGAAAAGACAGGCTTTTCTGCTGCCGCGAAGGAATAGCTTCCGTAAAACCAAACAAGTTTCTCATGGAATTAGCCAACGGCTGCACCGCCACTAGGACGCCGCCGTTTTGCACATGCTGGGACAACGCCGCCACCGCCTCTGTCGAAACCGTGCCGCCTGAAATCATAGGATACGCCAGAATCGCCTTGTGGCGCAACGCTTCCCGATAATCCTTCGTCAGCCGAAAGGGAATACCGGCGCTCTTTAGGCCATGCGTCAGCCCCAGCCAGTCCGACTTCACATCGGTCACCAACACCGCCAGACGACTGCCTTCACCTTGATCATAACGCCCCCAGCTGTCTTCCACCGGCGCCACTGCGCTGGGGCCGGCCGGGCCATTTACGCCAGGAGCAACATATAAATCGGCAGCTTCCACACGAAAAGAACCGGAATTGTCGATTTGACGAGGCTGTCTTGGATCGCTGGGCCCTACCTGCCCGTAGGCGGCTGCCGTGCTCATGCCAAGAATCCAACCAAACAAGCAGAACACCGCAACTTTAAGAAACTCTCTCATTACATCCTCCTTACGACCACGGCCGATACTGAAAGTCATGAATTACTACTTCCACGTCCTTGCCATTCTGCGGCTGCCGTCCTCCATAGAGCCACAAATTCATGCGCACCTGCAGATGGCGCCGTTCAAAAAGCAGGTCTCCTAAAACCGGCTTCTTCGGGTACTGCCAGCGGGCAAAGACAGCGTCTTCGTCACTGCGATGTCCGTATTGGCCCCAAAAGCGCAACTGCTCCGGCAGCCACTCGATTCGATAGGTGCTATAGCTTCCCTCTGGAAGCGCAATTTGAAAAGACTGCGCCGCATGCCGTTCTTGCCGGTACAGGCCGAACAAGCCATTAGGGTTTTGCGCCCGCCCCCAGCGCGCCACCTCCACATCCGCCTCTTCTAAACTGGAAGGATGGTACAAAAATAAGCCCAGTACTACCTGCGGATCCAGCCGATCCAGTTCACCAATGACTTGAAACGAAAAGCGGCCATAGGAAAAATACTTTCGACTGATCACTTCGGCGCAATACCAAAGGCCTCTCTTTTCCAAACGCAAATGCAAAGCGCCGGCTTCATCCACCCACGCCTGACGGGAAGACCAGTGATTCTTGCCTGGATAGTCATAGCCGTCCTTCACCTGCCATTGATAGCCTGCAAAGGACAATTCCGCTGCAGCCCAAACGCTGTCCGGCCAAACTAACAGCAAGACCAAACAGGCAAACACGATCCTTTTTCTCATAGCCTTCTCCTTTGCAGACACAGACGGTAAGCAAAAAAAGGATTATCGTGTTGATACAGTTCGCGCCCAAACAAGAGGTTCCTGCTCTAAAATGCCAATTTGACAGCACAACAGCCACGCAAAGACTGCGAATTCCGCAAATTTTCACCAAAGTCTTTTATGAACCTTCTATTTTTGCTATGATAGACATGGATAGATCTAGGCAAAGGAGACTTGCGACTTGTTAAAGAAAGAACAGCAGTCCATTACCCTCTTTACCGTCTTTGTTCTGTCCGGCATTTGGGCCGGCGTCATCTTCTTTACATACCAGGAAAGTCAATCTGTCAAAGAAGCCTTCTCCGAGCGTCGTTCCCTTTATTACATAGCAGCCACTGTGTTCAGCGCGCTGCTGCTTAGCTATGCCATTTACCTAATACGCAGCAAAAAGCAGGCGTTGCTCTTGGCCGAAGCCAAGGAAGAACAAGAACAGCTGCTGCGGCTGTACGCCAGCAAGCTTCCGGACCCGTGCTTCATTATTGCCGAAGACGGCACCTATATGGACATCATCGGCCCGGAGGACAAGCTATTCATTTTTACGGCGGAGCAGGCTATCGGGCGAAACCTGGGCGATTTCTACCCTCCTCGGGAAGTGCAGGAGGTGTTGGAAGTCATCCGCCACACCATCGAAAGCGGCGAACCGCAGGTGACGGAATATACGCCGCAGTTTCCCTTTGGCGGCACCCGTTGCTTTGAAGTTCGCACCTCCCCCATTGACCGCCTTGTGGAGGAAAAAAGAGTGGCCATGATGGTAGTCATTGATATCACCAGCCGCAAGCAGGCGTTGGAGCACATCCAGTTCATGACCGATCATGATTCCGTCACAGGCCTCTTGAACCGCAGCCGTTTTGAAAAAGAACTGCTGCGCCTTACCGCCCCGGGCTTGCCCACCAGCTTAATTGTCTTTGACATTCACGGCCTGCGCAGCATCAATAATGCCTTCGGCTATCAAGCTGGCAATGATTTGCTGCTGGCGCTGGCGCATGTGCTCAAGCAAGTCGGCGGCAAGCATTTTATCCTGGGACGCATCGGCGATGATGAACTGGCCGCCATTCTGCCGGAAAGCGACGCCGCATCCTTGGAAGCGTATCGCAGCGCGGTACTGGCGCAAATCGAGCTGTACAACCAGCTGCATCCGGAACCGGCCTTGTCGGTTCTGGTAGGGCAGGCCTTTTCCAACGGCACAACCAATCCCAGCCTCTTACTGCGCACTGCCGACGAAGCCATCCTCCAGCAAAAGCAGGTTTTACTCTGCCGCACGCAGGGAGAACGAGATTTTGAACAGGAGTAGAGGGAGTAAAGTGAGGGCTACGGAGTGGAATTGAACAAGAGAATCGGCGACGGCGCTGGATGCGCCTAGGGTCGGTTGCGCCATGGATGGCATGGCAACCGACATCTATAAAGGGCTCGCATGAGACCTCTGGAAATAGAATATTGAACAGGAGTACGACGGTGCCAGAAGCACCTATTATGTTCTCTCTGTTTCCTCTGGCCTTTCCTCTGTTACTCTGTGTGAATCGTATCTCTTGTGTTGAGGTTACACTTTAATTCTCGAATTCTAGTATTTTATTATTTTTTGATATGTTGTTATGAAATCAGCCGTTGTTTTCTGTTGTTTTTTGTCTTTTGTATTCTTTTCGTTGACAGATTGCACGCCCCTGCGATACAATTTAACCATCGTCGATTCGGAGTTGTCCGCCAACAATTCACGAGTTCGACCCATGAAGAGTTAGACAAGCAGCGCAAGGCTGTTTGTCTAACTTTTTTTATATACAAAGGAGTTGCGCCAGGAAGCACAACTCCTTTTTTTAAACCGTTGCTTACTTATAATGATTCGCTCATTCCGCTCTCTTTTGCGTATAATAGAAAAACTCTTGGTCATCGTGGGTCATATGATTCGTAATGATATCATCAATGAAAAAAGAACCAAACGCAAAGGAACTAATTTTTTCAGCTACATAATCTTCTTGTAGCTTAGCTGCTTTAGCAAGTAAGGTTTTATGGATTCTTTCATGTTCTTTTACATCTGGATATCCGATTTCCTCCAATATTTGTTCTTCGCTTTCAAAATGCTTTACAATTTCTCCGACTAAATTAACCATTAGCGAAATTATCATTTTCCGATCCGGCGCCGGTTGCAAGGCATAATAAAAGTACTCGCTGGCCAAATTCACAAGAGCTTTATGTTGGCTATCGATTGTCGCTTCACCGCTATTCCATTCATCTCTCCATTCCACGTTCATTGACGCAACAGGAGCTAGCTTAGGGATATAGCAGACAACTCTATTTCTTCCTAATTTTTTAGCTCGATACAGCATTTCATCGGTTCGTTTATACCAAGATAAAAAATCTTCTTCTGCCTTTTTTTCGCTAACTCCCAGACTTGCGGTAACTTGACCGGCTACCGGATGCCTAGCGGTGTCCATGTCCATTCGGATTTTTTCTGCGGCACTTTCGGCTTCAATAATATTAGTGTGAGGCATTAAAACAAGAAATTCTTCTCCTCCAATGCGGAAAAAATGATCCGCGCTTCGGATAACCTTCTTAACCGTTTGCGCTGTTTGAATTAAAACCTCGTCTCCAATTGGGTGCCCCCATGTGTCATTTACTTTCTTAAAGTGATCAAGATCAAATAAAATCATGGCTAAGGATTCCTCATAACGTTCCGCATGAGCAATCAATTTTACCACTTCTTGTTCAAGCATTTGTCGGTTATATAGCCCAGTTAAGCAGTCTTGCGTCGCTAGTTTTTCATTCTGCGCTTTTAGCTCCTGCGTTTCTTTTAGGCTTGTATACAGCATTTTCACACCTTGCGTCAACAAGCCGATTTCATCTTTCCGTTTCAACTCTTCTTCTAACGGAATAACCGGTCTGCCATCTACAATGCTTTTTAACGCCCCGATAATTCGTTCTAAGGGGGCAAATAAACGCACTCGAAAATATACCAATGTAAAAAGAGCAAATCCCACTGCCAGGAAAAATTGCAGCATCGCCCGCTCTAGTTGTTCTTCCGCTCTACTTTCTAAAGCGTCAACCGATCGAGCCGTTTCGCGGTTCACTTCGCGGATTAATTCAAAAATAGAATCAAAGGCTTTTACCGATAAATCAGCCAAACGGGCTGCATCAGAGCTTGTTGCGCTCCCATTCATTGCTTTTTGCAATACTTCATTTTGAAAAGGTCTATAGGTTTTATAATAATCATTGTACACTCTGTCTTTCTTTTCGGTCAGTTCCGCACGATTGATGTCAAAGACACTTTTTTCAATACCACTCCAAATGTAATCGGCTTTTGAACGATATTCAATAAAGTTCTCATATTCACTTGGAGATAACTTCTTGCCTTGATTGACCACGGAAGTTAGTGTGCTCGCACTAGAACCGCTAAAAAGACGAAACTCAACACAATCAAGCTGAAAATGGTGATAAAAGTCGAAAAAACCGAGCTCACTTGTTGGTTTTTCCATTTCTTCAATGACTTGTTTTATGTGAAAAATGATCAAAGTCGACTCATTAAACCAGGTAGTCCGAAACGAAATGTCTCGATCCGCTAAATTTAGCGAAGCTTGCACATCTGCATTCGACCGTAATTGCTTCAATTGATTATACTGTTTTTTTAAGTTTTCCGCTTCTTCGGGGTTAAGCGAAGCAAGTCGATTAATTCCATCACTCAAAAAAGTATCAACCTGCCTTCTTCGCTCGGTAATGAAAATACGATTTGCTTCGCTAAGCGGCGTTTTTGACGTTAGCACAACATTAGTTCGTCCACGTTCAAAAGCAAGCGCTTCTAGCGTAGAAAACAAAAACATACTGCACTCGTTAATAGTCGCAATTTCTTTTGCTTTTTCCTTCTTCTCTATGACATCCACAAGCATAAAGGCGGAAGTAGAAATCAAGATCACGTTCACTAATAAAATACAGATTAGCAGTCTTCTTTGCAAAGAACCTCCTATAATAGCAACCACCTTCTTAACGAATTTTATAAGTTTCTATTTCTCTCATTGTTACCCAAACTCCTTTTTGCAAAGAATATTATGACAATACTCTTTGCGTACCCTCCCTCTACTCTTGTCAAAACTCATACCCCGTAACCCTCATTCGTACCCTCTCATGACTCCGGTTCTCTTGTTCAATCCCGTCTTCCCTCGCACCCCTCTTGGTATGAATTGGTTTTCATGCTAAAATGGAGGGACCGACAAATAGCAAGTAGTTGCTGATTTAGATACATGGAGGTACATCATGACACAAGCATTAAGCGCCCTTGCGGCTGAGAGCAAGCGGCGACGGACTTTCGCCATCATCTCTCACCCGGATGCCGGCAAAACAACCTTAACAGAAAAACTGCTTTTATACGGAGGCGCCATTCACCTGGCCGGTTCGGTTAAATCCCGCAAGGCCCAGCGCCATGCCGTCTCGGACTGGATGGAAATTGAAAAGCAGCGCGGCATTTCCGTTACCTCCAGCGTTATGCAGTTCGACTACGACGGGTTCCGAATCAACATCCTCGACACCCCTGGTCACCAAGATTTCAGCGAGGATACCTACCGCACGCTGATGGCCGTAGACAGCGCCGTCATGCTCATTGACGTAGCCAAAGGCGTAGAGCCCCAGACCATCAAGCTCTTCAAGGTCTGCCGCCAGCGGGGTATTCCCATCTTTACCTTTATCAACAAGCTGGACCGCCATGGCAAGCACCCTATGGATTTAATGGAAGAAATCGAAAAAGTGCTGGGCATCCAAAGCTATCCCATGAACTGGCCTATCGGCATTGAAGGCGACTACAAAGGCGTCTACAATCGACGCGAACGCCAGATTGAGCTGTTCCAGGAAGACGGTACCCACGGCCAATGGGCGCTGCCGTCCAGCAAGGGCAGTGTCGATGATCCGGCCTTTACCGAAGTCATTGGCGAAGAAACGCATCGCACTCTCTGCGAGGAAATCGAGCTTTTAGATACCGCCGGCGAAGCCTTTGACATGGAACGCGTCCAAAAAGGCGAGCTGACCCCTATCTTTTTCGGCAGCGCCATGAGCAATTTTGGCGTACAGCCGTTTTTGGAGGAATTCCTGCGCCTCGCTCCTGAGCCCGCGCCGCGGCGTTCTTCCGACGGCGTTGTACAGCCTACGGAAGAAGAGTTTTCCGCTTTCGTTTTCAAAATTCAGGCTAACATGAATCCCGCCCACCGGGATCGTCTGGCCTTTATCCGCATCGTATCCGGTCATTTCGGCCGGGGCATGACGGTCAACCATTCTCGCAGCGGCAAACCGGTCAAGCTCTCACAGCCGCAGCAATTTCTGGCTCAAGACCGCACCATTATTGAAGAAGCCTGGCCGGGCGACATTGTCGGCCTCTTTGATCCGGGAGTTTTCGGCATTGGCGATACCCTTTCCGTCAACCGCAGCAACGACTTCGCCTTTGCGGACTTCCCGATTTTCCCGCCGGAGCGCTTTTGCCGCGTACAACCCAAGGACACCATGAAGCGCAAGCAATTTTTAAAAGGCATTACCCAGCTTACCCAGGAGGGTGCTGTACAGCTTTTCCAGCAAGATGACACTCTTGCCGAAAGCTATGTAGTCGGCGCTGTCGGCCAGCTGCAGTTTGAAGTGCTGGAATACCGCCTCAAAAACGAGTACGGCTGCACCATCTTGATGCACTCCCTGCCCTACGAGCACGCCCGCTGGCTCGACGCCGGCAGTCAGGACGTCACCACCTTCAAAGGCATTGACCGGGCCATGATCGTGCGCGACGCGAAAGGCCGCAAAGTAGCGCTGTTCCAGAGCGATTGGGCGCTACGCTGGTCCGAAGACAACAATCCGAAAATCGGCTTCTTGTTGTCACCGCCGGAGCTGTAGACCATGAACATCAACCGCCGCAAAGAAATCCTCAACCTGCTTCTGCAACGCGGTTCGGTCAAGGTTTCCGTCCTGGCGGAGCGCTTTGCCGTTAATGACGTCACCATTCGCCGGGATCTTAAATACTTGGCGGAAAAGCACGGCGTCACCCTCACCTACGGAGGCGCTTTTATCGACACGCCCTCCAGCACCTACCCCATCGCCGAGCTGACCCTGGCGGCCAAGCGCCGCCAGCAATACGAAGAAAAACAAATCATCGCCCGCAAAGCGGCGGCGCTCATCGAAAACGGCGATACCATCGCCCTCAACGCAGGCAGCACGGTGGAGTACGTCCTAGATTATCTGCCCGCTGCGGTGCAGCGCCTCAATGTACTGACCCTCTCTTTGGGCGTCGCCGTCAAGGCTAGCTCTTTGCCACAGGCCACGCTGTTTCTGCCTGGAGGCAAAGTTCGTCCTGAATCTACGGAGATGTGCGGCAGCGAAACCGAACGGTTTTTGCGCCAATTCAACGTGGACAAGGTGTTCTTCGGCGCGGCGGCGGTCCACCTCAAGCGTGGCGTCACTCATCCCGTGCCGGAAGAAGTGACAACGAACCGGCTGATTTTGGATATCGCCGCCAAGCGCTACTTGGTGTGCGATTCCAGCAAGTTTGACGGCGTCTCGCTGCAGCATATCTCGGACTTGTCTTTTTTCGACGCCATCATCGCCGACGATAAGCTGCCCGAAAGCTACCGCACATATTGCCAGCTCAACGGCATCACGATTCTATAAGGCTGATGCAAAACTCCTCCTTGATCCGATCCCTAAGGGCGTGGATCAAGGAGGAGTTTTGCGTCAGCCTTCTTGTCTAAATTTTGACGTTCTTTAAAATACTACAAACGATTATTGGCCGACGGTCATTTCCCATGGTTATCCATTCGCCTCCACTTTGATTTTTGTATTTCTTAGCAAAACTACGTCTTCTTGTTTCGTACAAAAGGGATCTAGCTCTCTTACAAGAAGAACAATTTATGCATACAAAACACATCTAGCTCACGGCTTGACTTTCGGTATTTATTTTTATACCATATTTTTGGTTTAGTTCTTTTATTTCGAATTTAATAATATACTTATGTACGTAGAGCCAATGCAGACTCTGGTCATTGGCTTCTTATTTTTTTTGTTTGCATCTTGTTTGTTTTGTATATTAAATTCTTTTTACAAACACTGCATCGGCAAATTTTGTGCTACGATAATAGTATTCAATTGTAAGTTTCATACAAAGGAGGCTTTCACATGCTCCCGCATCCTATATCCCATCAGATGCTGCCTGACAGCATCTTGGACGGTTTTCCCTGCCCCATCATTAAAATCGACCGTAATTTCCGTCTGCTCTATCACAATCCTGCCGCTGGCCGCTTGCACGGTCCTGTACCGGAAATGAAGCTGGCGCCGCATTGTTATGAATGGCTAAAATTAAGCCAGCGCTGCCCCCAATGCCCTGTTGAGCAAGCGTTTCAAAATGGCCAGCCCGCCACGAATCAAAAGTGTTCTGTAACTTCCGACCACCGCTTGATTCGTGTTGAACAGACGGCCATTCCTATTTTCGATTCCCTAGGAGACATTGAATATGTTTTGGAAATTGACCTGGATACTACGCCGTTAATGACGCTCCAATGGGATTACGAAGTAGATTTCGTCCAAACGATGTTTGCCTTTGCCGAACTAATTGAAAAACGCGATATCTACACAGGACGCCATTCGGAAAACACCCGCGCCATAGCGCTAAAACTTGGGAGCGCTCTCGATCTGGATACGGCGCAATTGGATGATTTATCCACCCTCTCGCTGCTTCATGATATCGGCAAAGTCGGTATTCCTGAAACGATTCTGCTGAAAAAAGGACCCCTTACCTCCGAAGAGCGACAACAAATCGAAACGCACGCGCAACTAGGCCACGATGTGCTTTGCAAAATCAACCGCTTTCAACAAATTGCCAATAGTATCCTCTGCCACCACGAATGGTTTAACGGACAAGGCTATCCTAATGGAATCCAAGGAGAAGCGATCCCCTGGTTAGCGCGTATTATCAGCGTCGCTGACGTCTTTGAAGCCTTGACGGCAGAACGCGTTTACCGCTCGGCGCTTCCTCGCGCAAAAGCGCTGGATATCATCCGCGACGGCAGCGGCAGTCAATTCGATCCGCAAGTGGTTGACGCTTTGCTGCAGCTTAACGAAGAAAGCGCTTAGAATCAATGTTCATCGTTCCTCGGAAAACCGCACTTCTGGTTTGGAACTATACAGGAGCCTCTAATTTGATGAACGCTTCAAAATAAAGAGAGAAATTTTTTCGTCAAACAAGAAAGAAACCGCAGGCATAGTGGGACTATGCCGAGAATTTCTGACGATGTTTGCCGAAAAAAGAGCCTCTTTAGTCGAAGCAGTGAATAAATTAGCGGCGACCAAAAAAGGAGGCACTACATAATGAATCGTTTTCCTCTCGTAGCGCAAATTGTCGGCATCATTGTTTTGATTGTGGCTTTGATGACCGGTGTTGTGAGCTACACTTACTATCATCTCCGTTCCGTAGGCGCAGAGGCGCAGCAGGTCATTGAAGCCGACGCGATGGATATGGTGTCCGCCAAAGACGCCCATACCCAATTTACCCGGGCGCTTTTAGACATGCGCGGCTTTTTGACGTATGTAGACGGCATGGACACCTATGAAAAAGGGTATCGCGCCAACATCCAGGCAAGCTACCAAATCATGACCGACTACACCGCGAAGGTGCAAAATCCGGCTTTGCAAAGCAAAGGCTCCGACGTGCAAAAGTTGATTGGCGATTATCTCAAGCTGGGCGACCGCGTTATCGCCGCCAAGCGCAGCAACGATCCCAATCTGACCCAGCTGACAACGCAAGGACGAAATCTGGTAGCCGCCATCGACAAAGGCTTTGTAGATTTGTCGGAGGTCCAAAAGAAAGAGCTTCTAACCCAGACCGCCGCCATGAAGAGCGACGTCCAAGCCCGCTCCAATAACGCCCTTTTAGTCACCGTTGTCATTCTTTTATTTTCTTTGGCTCTCGGCGTTTGGTACAGCCGTCAGCTAGCCGCGCCCGTCAAAGAACTGCAACACTTGATGGCGGAAGCCAGCAAAGGCAATCTGACCATCCGCTCTTCCAACCAGGCGGCTGATGAAATCGGCCAGCTTAGCCAATCCTTCAACACCATGATCGAAGGTCAGCTGCGTATCGTTAAAGGCGTGTCCGCCAGCTCCGTCGAACTTTCCGCCGCCTCTGAAGAGCTGGCGGCTTCGTCAGAGCAGGTTTCCGGCGCCGCTAATAGCATCGCCAACGACATCCAGCGCGTAGCCTCCTCGATGAGCGACGCTGCCAAAACCAGCACAGAAACGTCCCAAGTACTTGTAGAATTGTCCTCGCTGATTCAAATTGCCAAAGATAAAGCGCATTCGGCCAGCGGCAAATCGGAAGTCACCATGTCCACCGCTAAAGACGGCAAAGATACCATCCATAATGCCATGCAGAGTATGAATACCATTCACGCCAAAACCATCGAAGCCGAGCGGGTCATTACGCTGCTCAATGATTATTCCCAACAGATCGGCAGCATCAACGAAACCATCACCGGCATTGCCAAGCAGACCAATCTGTTGGCTCTTAACGCCGCTATCGAAGCGGCCCGGGCCGGCGAATCCGGCCGCGGTTTTGCCGTTGTCGCGGAAGAAGTACGCAAGCTGGCGGAACAATCCAACACGGAAGCGGACAATATTTCCCACCTCATTGCCAAAATCACAGACAATACGCAAAACGCCGTTTTCGCCATGAAGGAAAGTTTGCAGGAAGTGGAATCCGGTGTTACCGCCGTAACGGCGGCGGAACGTTCTCTAGAACATATTATGACTGCGGTAACCGAAACCGTCGAAGACGTAGACGGCATTGCCAAAATCACCAATGCGGAAATTGCTTCGTCCGATAAAATCATTCAGCTCATTGAAACCGTCGCCAATGATATCGAAAGCACCGAACGCGAAACGCAGTCTGTGGCCGCCGCCATCCAGGAAGTTACGGCTACTGTCGAAACCATTGCCGCCACTTCCGAGGAAACCAGCGCCATGGCCCAAAGCTTACAAAACAACATTGTCGTTTTCCAGATTTAATTTGAAAGTGAAAGGAAGATTTCCGCTATGGAACACACCTTAACAACCAACGGCAATCAAGCCATTCTAACGTTAACCGGCAAGCTATACGTACATGACGCCGGCATTATCCGCGACGAAATGATCGAAAAGATCGAAACCGGCCACCATCACCTCACACTGAACCTAGCCGGCGTAACCTATATCGACAGCTCCGGGCTGGGCGTGCTGGTAACGCTGCACAAGATGACTCAGGAAAAAAATGGCTCCCTTACCCTAATAGGCGTGCAAGGCATGGTCAAAGAACTGCTGCAGCGCACCCGCCTGGATAAGGTGCTGCATCTGGAAGGCTAACTAATCCTTTCTTGCTTCGCACTTTCTTACACAAAAGGAGTCCTTGTTCATGAACCACGGAGAGCTCAGCCCGTTGCAAGTCATCTTTCAGCACATGCCTACTTTAGCTTGGATGAAAGATCGCGAGGGTCGTTTTTTAGAGATTAGCACCTCCTTTACCCGCTTCTGTCACAAAAGTCCGGCAGAAATTCTCGGTAAAACCGTCCGCGAAATCATGCCCGCCTTTTTAACTACCGTCTATGAAGAACTGGATGCGGCGGTCCTACAATCGCGCATGCCCCAAAGCCGCGATCATGTGTACCGGGAAAACCGCGCCGGCAGCAATTGGTTTGACACCCAAATCATACCTATTTTCCATCGAAATGGCAGCCTGTCCGGCACCATCGGTTTTTCTCGTAAAATCTCCCGCCGCAAGCAATTGGAGCTAAAGCTGGAAAATCAGCAGCAATTTCTACGGACCATGATGGACAGCATCCCGGACATGCTTGTTTTCAAGGATCTGCAGTGCCAAGTTCTGGGGTGCAATAAATCCTGCCGCGAACTGCTTTACGGCGTTGAACAGGAGCGCGATGTCATCGGCAAAACCACCTGGGACATCTTGAAAGATACCCAGTTGGCGGAAAACTGCCTTAAGAAAGACTATGAGGCGCTGCTGCTGAATCAGCCGGTTAAAGTGGAGGAACAATATACCTTAGTCAACGGCAGCGTCATTGACGTAGAAACCGTCAAAACGCCCTACCATGACAAAGAAGGCTATGTCACCGGCCTAATCGCCATCTCCCGGGACATTACCGAACGCAAACGGTACGAGGAAGAGCTGCGCTGCCGCGAGCAGCAAACCCTGCGAGAGCTGCACCTGGCCGCCCAAGTGCAGCAGGACACGCTGCCGGACGCCTTAACCTTGCCGGAACTGCGTGTGGACACGCTCTTTCTGCCCTATCATACGGTAAGCGGCGATCTTTTCAACTACAAATGGTTCGCTCCTGAAAAAACACTGCGCGGCTACATGGTCGATGTCAGCGGCCATGGCGTAGCTACGGCTCTGCAAACAGCCTCCTTAAAAATGCTGCTGGACACTCGTCTTCTTAATGGCGAAACCATTACGGAAGATCATTTTCAGCTTATCAACCAACGTATCCAGCAATATCTCCACGAAGACGCCTTCGCCGGCATCGCCTATTTCGAGTTCGATCTGCAAAAATCGCTGCTTACCTTTATTTCCGGCGGCATTAATTTCTATCTTACAGCCAATGAAAACCGCTGCTCCTTAATTCCGGTCAGCAGCCGCTTTTTGGGTATTTTTGACGACATTGACATGCAGACCGTCACTCGCCCATTAAAAGCAGGCGAAGTCTACTGCATCATGAGCGACGGCGTCTCCGATTTGATGGAGCTTCACGGCTTACAGGCGCAAACCGGTTTGGCCGGCTATACGCGGTGGCTGGAAACACTATCTCAAAAACCGGAACGCAGCGACGATTTCTCCGCGGTAGTTCTGGAAATTAATCAATTACCCCGCCAACTGCGCCTGCCCTGCATCCAGACGCAACAGGATCTGGCCCAGGCGCAAACAGCGATTCATGAGTTCTTAAGAAGCTACGCTCCAGCAGGAGA
Proteins encoded:
- a CDS encoding methyl-accepting chemotaxis protein — translated: MNRFPLVAQIVGIIVLIVALMTGVVSYTYYHLRSVGAEAQQVIEADAMDMVSAKDAHTQFTRALLDMRGFLTYVDGMDTYEKGYRANIQASYQIMTDYTAKVQNPALQSKGSDVQKLIGDYLKLGDRVIAAKRSNDPNLTQLTTQGRNLVAAIDKGFVDLSEVQKKELLTQTAAMKSDVQARSNNALLVTVVILLFSLALGVWYSRQLAAPVKELQHLMAEASKGNLTIRSSNQAADEIGQLSQSFNTMIEGQLRIVKGVSASSVELSAASEELAASSEQVSGAANSIANDIQRVASSMSDAAKTSTETSQVLVELSSLIQIAKDKAHSASGKSEVTMSTAKDGKDTIHNAMQSMNTIHAKTIEAERVITLLNDYSQQIGSINETITGIAKQTNLLALNAAIEAARAGESGRGFAVVAEEVRKLAEQSNTEADNISHLIAKITDNTQNAVFAMKESLQEVESGVTAVTAAERSLEHIMTAVTETVEDVDGIAKITNAEIASSDKIIQLIETVANDIESTERETQSVAAAIQEVTATVETIAATSEETSAMAQSLQNNIVVFQI
- a CDS encoding HD domain-containing phosphohydrolase codes for the protein MLPHPISHQMLPDSILDGFPCPIIKIDRNFRLLYHNPAAGRLHGPVPEMKLAPHCYEWLKLSQRCPQCPVEQAFQNGQPATNQKCSVTSDHRLIRVEQTAIPIFDSLGDIEYVLEIDLDTTPLMTLQWDYEVDFVQTMFAFAELIEKRDIYTGRHSENTRAIALKLGSALDLDTAQLDDLSTLSLLHDIGKVGIPETILLKKGPLTSEERQQIETHAQLGHDVLCKINRFQQIANSILCHHEWFNGQGYPNGIQGEAIPWLARIISVADVFEALTAERVYRSALPRAKALDIIRDGSGSQFDPQVVDALLQLNEESA
- a CDS encoding PAS domain-containing protein, with translation MNHGELSPLQVIFQHMPTLAWMKDREGRFLEISTSFTRFCHKSPAEILGKTVREIMPAFLTTVYEELDAAVLQSRMPQSRDHVYRENRAGSNWFDTQIIPIFHRNGSLSGTIGFSRKISRRKQLELKLENQQQFLRTMMDSIPDMLVFKDLQCQVLGCNKSCRELLYGVEQERDVIGKTTWDILKDTQLAENCLKKDYEALLLNQPVKVEEQYTLVNGSVIDVETVKTPYHDKEGYVTGLIAISRDITERKRYEEELRCREQQTLRELHLAAQVQQDTLPDALTLPELRVDTLFLPYHTVSGDLFNYKWFAPEKTLRGYMVDVSGHGVATALQTASLKMLLDTRLLNGETITEDHFQLINQRIQQYLHEDAFAGIAYFEFDLQKSLLTFISGGINFYLTANENRCSLIPVSSRFLGIFDDIDMQTVTRPLKAGEVYCIMSDGVSDLMELHGLQAQTGLAGYTRWLETLSQKPERSDDFSAVVLEINQLPRQLRLPCIQTQQDLAQAQTAIHEFLRSYAPAGEGAILEVAANEALNNGFFAGQRVSLRMRRCGNRLSIRVKDDGPGFDARSLLNKLQTISPEAWYDELGLHDHGRGILLMHSACNRLAYNSLGNEVLLLRRFPTPALETRDPEAQSNMAIESTKVFL
- a CDS encoding STAS domain-containing protein, with product MEHTLTTNGNQAILTLTGKLYVHDAGIIRDEMIEKIETGHHHLTLNLAGVTYIDSSGLGVLVTLHKMTQEKNGSLTLIGVQGMVKELLQRTRLDKVLHLEG